A window of the Myxococcus fulvus genome harbors these coding sequences:
- a CDS encoding M4 family metallopeptidase yields MVNQRVRGVLGVAALSFLVGCNESTPAPEAKPQDTATKSAAALQLTGKKVVATDSSGVAKFITGDLGPAPQAAAGFSALGQADLAPVAALIAPQLNLNPADLVLKKTFTDRQGDGHVIYGVKVNNIPVLYGQLRLTTRGGKVIAASTNTRSDLKAAAKASVDVSVAKDALQADRSTFDGLKIEDGHELVYFRDGDELVLVYKLIQTGERRDGTPVRDVVLVNATNGDVIARHPQIKEGLARRMHNGNNTTTLPGAVVRTEGQPEVADPVVNTNYDHLGTVYDCFSELFGRDSYDNAGATLVSTVHHRVAYVNAFWNGTQMVYGDGDGVNASNLANSLDVTAHELTHAVTEFSSDLVYDNQSGGLNESFSDIFGAVCEWYGDGNVVSARTWLVGDDVWTPNIPNDALRYMANPTQDGDSLDYFHDYDDSVDVHYSSGISNLAFYLLSQGGTHPTGKTTTVVTGIGIEKAAQIFYRANNTILESDATFEDAKVATEQAAALLGYTADEIASVTNAWKAVGVGVPIIVDTTPIEKDVPVTGIGSTSGQKKYYEFNVPEGAYDLNVSIAGGTGDADLYVRYNNVPTTSLYDCRPYRAGNAESCVFATPSNGRWVVMLNAYSTFSGVTLTVTWKGGYVPVQSGVALKNLSGAAGSSNVYTIEVPERKPGSGINSLYIQTGEGEGNPDIYVKRGSAPTKFDYDCRSVKEHQSEVCNLINVPAGKYYIEIYGAKGGYQGIAFIASHK; encoded by the coding sequence ATGGTGAATCAGCGAGTACGCGGTGTTCTTGGTGTAGCGGCGCTGTCCTTCCTCGTTGGTTGCAACGAGTCCACCCCTGCTCCCGAGGCCAAGCCCCAGGACACCGCGACGAAGAGCGCGGCGGCCCTGCAGCTGACCGGGAAGAAGGTTGTTGCCACGGATTCCTCCGGTGTCGCCAAGTTCATTACCGGCGACCTCGGCCCCGCACCGCAGGCGGCCGCGGGCTTCTCCGCCCTGGGTCAGGCGGACCTGGCTCCGGTGGCGGCGCTCATCGCGCCCCAGCTGAACCTGAACCCGGCGGACCTGGTCCTGAAGAAGACGTTCACGGACCGCCAGGGTGACGGCCACGTCATCTATGGCGTGAAGGTCAACAACATCCCCGTGCTGTACGGCCAGCTGCGCCTGACCACGCGCGGTGGCAAGGTCATCGCGGCGTCCACCAACACCCGCAGCGACCTGAAGGCCGCGGCCAAGGCGAGCGTGGACGTGTCGGTGGCGAAGGACGCCCTGCAGGCGGACCGCTCCACGTTCGACGGCCTGAAGATCGAGGACGGCCACGAGCTGGTCTACTTCCGTGACGGCGACGAGCTGGTGCTCGTCTACAAGCTCATCCAGACGGGTGAGCGCCGCGACGGGACGCCCGTGCGCGATGTCGTCCTGGTCAACGCGACGAACGGCGACGTGATTGCCCGCCACCCGCAGATCAAGGAGGGCCTGGCCCGCCGGATGCACAACGGCAACAACACCACGACGCTCCCTGGCGCGGTGGTTCGCACCGAGGGTCAGCCCGAGGTCGCCGACCCGGTCGTCAACACCAACTACGACCACCTGGGCACGGTGTACGACTGCTTCAGCGAGCTGTTCGGTCGTGACTCGTACGACAACGCCGGCGCCACGCTGGTCAGCACGGTCCACCACCGCGTCGCGTACGTGAACGCCTTCTGGAACGGTACCCAGATGGTGTACGGCGATGGCGACGGCGTGAACGCCAGCAACCTGGCGAACTCGCTGGACGTGACGGCGCACGAGCTGACGCACGCCGTGACGGAGTTCTCCTCCGACCTCGTCTACGACAACCAGTCGGGTGGTCTGAACGAGTCCTTCTCCGACATCTTCGGCGCGGTGTGCGAGTGGTACGGCGACGGCAACGTCGTCAGCGCGCGCACGTGGCTGGTCGGCGACGACGTGTGGACGCCGAACATCCCGAACGACGCCCTGCGCTACATGGCGAACCCCACGCAGGACGGGGACTCGCTCGACTACTTCCACGACTACGACGACAGCGTGGACGTGCACTACAGCTCGGGTATCTCCAACCTGGCGTTCTACCTGCTGTCGCAGGGTGGCACGCACCCGACGGGCAAGACCACCACCGTCGTGACGGGCATCGGCATCGAGAAGGCCGCGCAGATCTTCTACCGCGCGAACAACACCATCCTCGAGTCTGACGCCACGTTCGAGGACGCGAAGGTCGCCACCGAGCAGGCCGCCGCGCTGCTGGGCTACACGGCGGATGAGATTGCCTCCGTGACCAACGCCTGGAAGGCCGTGGGCGTGGGCGTGCCCATCATCGTGGACACGACCCCCATCGAGAAGGACGTGCCTGTCACGGGCATCGGCTCCACGAGCGGCCAGAAGAAGTACTACGAGTTCAACGTCCCGGAGGGTGCGTACGACCTGAACGTCTCCATCGCCGGCGGCACGGGCGACGCGGACCTGTACGTTCGCTACAACAACGTCCCCACCACCAGCCTGTACGACTGCCGTCCGTACCGCGCGGGCAACGCCGAGTCCTGCGTGTTCGCCACGCCGAGCAACGGCCGCTGGGTCGTCATGCTCAACGCCTACAGCACCTTCTCCGGCGTGACGCTGACGGTGACCTGGAAGGGTGGCTACGTGCCCGTGCAGTCCGGCGTGGCGCTGAAGAACCTCTCCGGCGCGGCGGGCTCCTCGAACGTGTACACCATCGAGGTTCCGGAGCGTAAGCCTGGCTCCGGCATCAACAGCCTGTACATCCAGACGGGTGAGGGCGAGGGCAACCCGGACATCTACGTGAAGCGCGGCTCGGCGCCGACGAAGTTCGACTACGACTGCCGCAGCGTGAAGGAGCACCAGTCCGAGGTGTGCAACCTCATCAACGTGCCGGCCGGCAAGTACTACATCGAGATCTACGGCGCGAAGGGTGGCTACCAGGGCATCGCGTTCATCGCGTCGCACAAGTAA
- a CDS encoding response regulator has translation MRRVLIASPHAASRELLRRVLAVGDESLSISATGDTDDALAAIASSPPALVVVDLRRQDEDHPLFLGLLRKRYPTLPVIALVPGRMRILDGVRERVVDAPGESAESLHQLLESLRTAVRELVAQDLLRVLRTPVGRA, from the coding sequence ATGCGTCGCGTCCTCATCGCCAGTCCTCATGCCGCGTCGCGGGAGCTGCTCCGCCGCGTGCTCGCCGTCGGCGACGAGAGCCTGTCCATCTCCGCCACGGGCGACACGGACGACGCGCTCGCCGCCATCGCGTCCTCGCCTCCCGCGCTCGTGGTGGTGGACCTGCGCCGACAGGACGAGGACCACCCGCTCTTCCTGGGGCTGTTGCGCAAGCGCTACCCCACGCTGCCCGTCATCGCCCTGGTGCCCGGACGGATGCGCATCCTCGACGGTGTCCGCGAGCGCGTCGTGGATGCCCCCGGCGAATCCGCCGAGTCCCTCCATCAGCTCCTGGAGTCGCTGCGCACGGCGGTGCGCGAGCTGGTCGCCCAGGACTTGCTGCGCGTCCTGCGCACGCCGGTGGGGCGGGCCTGA
- a CDS encoding DNA glycosylase AlkZ-like family protein, translated as MPSHPPATVLPPDEARRFLVAHLGLSRPFPLQGARGARALLKTLRCIQLDPLDVIGTNADLVALARVDGLARGDVYRHLLPGHAFEHFAKERCLLPASAFPYYRERAAQAPWWRLEERLKRVPEAVLHAVLEEVMARGRSSPRELKDHGAVVPIDWSGWKGTARATAMALEILWTRCQVVVCGRGPGGKLYDVPHRALPRMAEARVTQTFERWGLTERVEAAGLLSRASGPHWSTLTEVRTSSLPDTLVDEGVLEAVSIPGSPRRYLAPVGFRERDQPEPDARMRILGPLDPVLWDRELVRVAFGFDYTWEVYKPAAQREWGWYVCPLLHRGKLVGRLEARVRDGVLQVDNLWREKGVKLDDAALDEALARHAAACGAEAVSRPRARVTGRAS; from the coding sequence GTGCCCTCGCATCCTCCCGCCACCGTGCTTCCGCCGGACGAGGCCCGACGCTTCCTCGTCGCGCACCTCGGGCTCTCGCGCCCCTTCCCGCTCCAGGGTGCCCGGGGTGCCCGCGCGCTCCTGAAGACCCTGCGCTGCATCCAGTTGGACCCGCTGGATGTCATCGGCACCAACGCGGACCTGGTGGCGCTCGCGCGCGTGGACGGATTGGCGCGCGGCGACGTGTACCGACACCTGCTGCCAGGGCACGCCTTCGAGCACTTCGCCAAGGAGCGCTGCCTGCTGCCGGCCAGCGCGTTCCCCTACTACCGCGAGCGCGCGGCCCAGGCGCCCTGGTGGCGACTGGAGGAGCGACTCAAGCGGGTGCCGGAGGCGGTGCTGCACGCGGTGCTCGAGGAGGTGATGGCGCGCGGCCGCTCCTCGCCACGCGAGCTGAAGGACCATGGCGCGGTGGTGCCCATCGACTGGAGTGGTTGGAAGGGCACCGCTCGCGCCACGGCGATGGCGCTGGAAATCCTGTGGACGCGCTGTCAGGTGGTGGTGTGCGGCCGGGGCCCGGGCGGCAAGCTGTACGACGTCCCGCATCGCGCCCTGCCCCGGATGGCCGAGGCCCGGGTGACGCAGACGTTCGAGCGCTGGGGACTGACCGAGCGCGTGGAGGCCGCGGGCCTGCTCAGCCGCGCGAGCGGTCCCCACTGGTCCACGCTGACCGAGGTGCGCACCTCCTCGCTCCCCGACACGCTGGTCGACGAGGGCGTGCTGGAGGCGGTCAGCATCCCCGGCTCGCCCCGGCGCTACCTGGCGCCCGTGGGCTTCCGGGAGCGGGATCAGCCGGAGCCCGACGCGAGGATGCGCATCCTCGGGCCCCTGGACCCGGTGCTGTGGGACCGGGAGCTGGTGCGCGTGGCGTTCGGCTTCGACTACACCTGGGAGGTCTACAAGCCCGCCGCGCAGCGCGAGTGGGGTTGGTACGTCTGTCCGCTGCTCCATCGAGGGAAGCTGGTGGGACGGCTGGAGGCGCGCGTGCGCGATGGCGTGCTCCAGGTGGACAACCTATGGCGGGAGAAGGGCGTGAAGCTGGACGACGCCGCGCTCGACGAGGCGCTCGCGCGTCACGCGGCCGCGTGCGGCGCCGAGGCGGTGAGCAGGCCCCGGGCGCGCGTCACGGGTCGCGCCTCCTGA
- a CDS encoding DMT family transporter produces MRFVSLVPLLCGLAVVAQGGLNKRFAGQWGLLSAVLMNMVVATVATFAVYAVARTVPGLWPEAAAAEGRFSGFTPWHLLPGLCGVVIVVGMPWAIGRLGAVQSVLLLIAAQLVTSLIWDAMVEGRPATAARVLGSAVAFAGAAIAVWKG; encoded by the coding sequence ATGCGTTTTGTCTCGCTCGTTCCCCTGCTGTGTGGGCTGGCGGTCGTCGCCCAAGGTGGTCTCAACAAGCGCTTCGCCGGCCAGTGGGGCCTGCTGAGCGCGGTCCTCATGAACATGGTGGTGGCGACGGTGGCCACCTTCGCCGTGTACGCGGTGGCGCGCACCGTGCCCGGCCTCTGGCCCGAGGCCGCCGCCGCCGAGGGGCGCTTCTCCGGCTTCACCCCCTGGCACCTGCTGCCCGGCCTGTGCGGCGTGGTCATCGTCGTGGGCATGCCGTGGGCCATCGGCCGTCTGGGCGCGGTGCAGTCCGTGCTGCTGCTCATCGCCGCCCAGCTCGTCACCAGCCTCATCTGGGATGCGATGGTGGAAGGGCGCCCGGCGACGGCTGCCCGGGTGTTGGGCTCGGCGGTCGCATTCGCGGGTGCGGCCATCGCGGTCTGGAAGGGTTAG
- a CDS encoding DEAD/DEAH box helicase has product MDASLELHFDCGTLVAPRLPDDARLGALFQKDGRTGVYRAAARHYREVVLRLRELGVAYEDRAKRFEPLEAELTVPIQPFPHQRAALDAWTRAGGQGLVELPTGAGKTLLAVLAIAHVKRPTLVVVPTLDLMAQWQGVLARHFSTPVGMLGGGVNDRQPLTVTTYDSAAMQTEFHGNRFGLLVCDECHHLPAPSYRFIAEGSLAPYRLGLTATLERTDGGERVVEELLGPLVHRTDIRELQGEYLAPYEVKRVEVPLTAEEKARYDEARALYLGFVRKIGVRLSAPEGWARFLAQSQRSDEGRAAYRAYREQRRIALTSSGKQEVLWRILLEHREDRVLVFTDDNETVYTLARRLLLPALTHHTPIPERKALLAAFASGELPVLLTSRVLNEGVDVPEARVGVVLSGSGSVREHVQRLGRILRKRPGKRAMLYEVCSAQTAESGISERRRQHDAYLEEG; this is encoded by the coding sequence ATGGACGCCTCCCTCGAGCTCCACTTCGACTGCGGCACGCTGGTGGCACCCAGGCTGCCGGACGACGCGCGGCTGGGCGCCCTCTTCCAGAAGGACGGCCGCACGGGGGTGTACCGCGCCGCCGCCCGGCACTACCGCGAGGTGGTGCTGCGGTTGAGGGAGCTGGGAGTGGCGTACGAAGACCGCGCGAAGCGCTTCGAGCCGCTCGAGGCGGAGCTGACGGTGCCCATCCAGCCGTTTCCCCATCAGCGCGCGGCGCTCGACGCCTGGACACGCGCGGGGGGCCAGGGGTTGGTGGAGCTGCCGACGGGCGCGGGCAAGACGCTGCTCGCGGTGCTGGCCATCGCGCACGTGAAGCGGCCCACGTTGGTGGTGGTGCCCACGCTGGACCTGATGGCGCAGTGGCAGGGCGTGCTGGCGCGCCACTTCTCCACGCCGGTGGGGATGCTGGGGGGTGGGGTGAACGACCGGCAGCCCCTGACGGTGACGACGTACGACTCGGCGGCGATGCAGACGGAGTTCCACGGCAACCGCTTCGGGCTGCTCGTGTGTGACGAGTGTCACCACCTGCCGGCGCCCAGCTACCGGTTCATCGCGGAGGGCTCGCTGGCGCCGTACCGGCTGGGGCTCACCGCGACGCTGGAGCGCACGGACGGCGGCGAGCGGGTGGTCGAGGAGCTGTTGGGGCCGCTGGTGCATCGCACCGACATCCGCGAGCTCCAGGGCGAGTACCTGGCGCCCTATGAAGTGAAGCGCGTGGAGGTGCCGCTGACGGCGGAGGAGAAGGCGCGCTACGACGAGGCCCGGGCGCTGTACCTGGGCTTCGTGAGGAAGATAGGCGTGCGGCTGTCGGCGCCGGAGGGCTGGGCGCGCTTCCTGGCGCAGAGCCAGCGCAGCGACGAGGGACGCGCGGCGTACCGGGCGTATCGCGAGCAGCGCCGCATCGCGCTCACCTCCAGTGGCAAGCAGGAGGTGCTGTGGAGAATCCTGCTGGAGCACCGCGAGGACCGGGTGCTCGTCTTCACGGACGACAACGAGACGGTGTACACGCTGGCGCGACGGCTGCTGTTGCCCGCGCTCACGCACCACACGCCGATACCGGAGCGCAAGGCATTGCTCGCGGCGTTCGCCTCGGGGGAGCTGCCGGTGCTGCTCACCTCGCGCGTGTTGAACGAGGGCGTCGACGTGCCGGAGGCGCGCGTGGGGGTGGTGCTCAGCGGCAGCGGGAGCGTGCGCGAGCACGTGCAGCGGCTGGGACGCATCCTCCGCAAGCGCCCCGGGAAGCGCGCGATGTTGTACGAGGTCTGCTCCGCGCAGACGGCGGAGAGCGGCATCAGCGAGCGGCGCAGGCAGCACGACGCCTACCTGGAGGAGGGCTGA
- a CDS encoding NADPH:quinone oxidoreductase family protein, producing MRALQLQRLDGPDGLALVELPEPEAQDAVLIDVVAAGVSFPDLLLTKGQYQLKPPLPFVPGVEVAGVVRSAPEGASVKAGDRVMAFSFGLGGFAEVAAIPAEMVFRIPRRWSFEAAAGVVMNYHTAHFALHRRGRLKAGETVVVHGAAGGVGTASIQVARGAGARVVAVVSDERKAEVARKAGAHEVLLSSGPWLTQLKELTDGLGANVVLDPVGGDIFDKSLKALAPEGRLLVVGFAGGRIPEVAVNKLLLRNIDVVGVAWGGFLIHEPSLTPTIAKDLEAMADQGVLEPVVGPVFPLEQGAQALRELDARRATGKVVLRVREG from the coding sequence ATGCGCGCACTTCAGCTGCAGCGACTGGACGGACCCGACGGGCTGGCCTTGGTGGAGCTTCCCGAGCCCGAGGCGCAGGACGCGGTGCTCATCGACGTGGTGGCGGCGGGGGTGAGCTTCCCCGATTTGCTCCTGACGAAGGGGCAGTACCAGTTGAAGCCGCCCTTGCCCTTCGTGCCGGGCGTGGAGGTGGCGGGCGTGGTGCGCTCGGCGCCCGAGGGCGCGTCGGTGAAGGCGGGAGACCGGGTGATGGCCTTCAGCTTCGGGCTGGGGGGCTTCGCGGAGGTGGCGGCGATTCCCGCGGAGATGGTGTTCCGGATTCCTCGGCGCTGGAGCTTCGAGGCGGCTGCGGGCGTGGTGATGAACTACCACACGGCGCACTTCGCGCTGCACCGCCGGGGCCGGCTGAAGGCGGGCGAGACGGTGGTGGTGCACGGCGCCGCGGGCGGCGTGGGCACGGCGTCCATCCAGGTGGCGCGCGGTGCGGGCGCGCGCGTGGTGGCGGTGGTGAGCGACGAGCGCAAGGCGGAGGTGGCCCGCAAGGCGGGAGCGCACGAGGTGCTGCTGTCCTCGGGCCCCTGGCTCACGCAGCTCAAGGAGCTGACGGACGGCCTGGGCGCCAACGTGGTGTTGGACCCGGTGGGCGGGGACATCTTCGACAAGAGCCTCAAGGCGCTGGCCCCGGAGGGACGGCTGCTGGTGGTGGGCTTCGCCGGAGGCCGCATCCCCGAGGTGGCGGTGAACAAGCTGCTCTTGCGCAACATCGACGTCGTGGGCGTGGCGTGGGGCGGCTTCCTCATCCATGAGCCGTCGCTGACGCCCACCATCGCCAAGGACCTGGAGGCGATGGCGGACCAGGGTGTGCTCGAGCCCGTCGTCGGCCCCGTCTTCCCCCTGGAGCAGGGCGCGCAGGCGCTGCGCGAGCTGGACGCCCGGCGCGCGACCGGCAAGGTCGTCCTGCGCGTGCGCGAAGGCTGA
- a CDS encoding outer membrane beta-barrel protein has product MNALVLVALAALTPGAKPAPAEGGNVLLAPKVGFFKSTTALGGDLYLGLELGYVTPWLERRLVVTLEVGYHRPQTTGVLTDPQLGGFGAPPPDGRYTLAVREVAFLLSAVYRFERAFGSLTPYVGGGPGLYLHRATSDLFGATASESGGGLGLQALLGVELPLGPGGLFLEAHYHLAPLDFVTTGDVNVGGFLAGGLGYRLRL; this is encoded by the coding sequence ATGAATGCCCTCGTGCTCGTCGCGCTCGCGGCGCTCACCCCCGGCGCGAAGCCCGCCCCCGCGGAGGGAGGCAACGTGCTGCTCGCGCCCAAGGTGGGCTTCTTCAAGTCCACCACGGCGCTGGGCGGAGACCTCTACCTGGGGCTGGAGCTGGGCTACGTCACCCCCTGGCTCGAGCGGCGGTTGGTCGTGACGCTGGAGGTGGGCTACCACCGCCCGCAGACGACCGGCGTCCTCACGGACCCGCAGCTCGGAGGCTTCGGCGCGCCGCCACCGGATGGCCGCTACACGCTCGCGGTGCGCGAGGTGGCCTTCCTGCTGTCGGCCGTCTATCGCTTCGAGCGGGCCTTCGGCTCGCTGACGCCGTACGTGGGCGGAGGCCCTGGCCTGTACCTGCACCGCGCCACGTCGGACCTCTTCGGCGCCACGGCATCCGAGAGCGGCGGTGGGCTGGGGCTCCAGGCCCTGCTCGGTGTCGAGCTGCCGCTGGGGCCCGGAGGGCTCTTCCTGGAGGCCCACTACCACCTGGCGCCGCTCGACTTCGTGACCACGGGCGACGTGAATGTCGGCGGGTTCCTCGCGGGCGGACTGGGCTACCGGCTGCGCCTGTGA
- a CDS encoding response regulator: MSTQPFVTFLFVDEDPLALSAWRRLVRDLPGAKRFARDMAEALALVHEQPPRVVVCGDLLPDGDGLHLLQAVRARHPHTACALHAVRPPPRSCPREITWVDRAAHPRELHSRLRALGQATAHPWA; the protein is encoded by the coding sequence ATGAGCACGCAGCCCTTCGTCACCTTCCTGTTCGTGGATGAAGACCCCCTCGCGCTCTCGGCGTGGCGTCGGCTCGTCCGGGACCTCCCCGGCGCCAAGCGCTTCGCGCGAGACATGGCGGAGGCCCTCGCGCTCGTGCACGAGCAACCGCCGCGCGTGGTCGTCTGCGGAGACCTGCTGCCGGATGGAGACGGGCTGCACCTGCTCCAGGCCGTGCGCGCGCGGCACCCGCACACCGCCTGCGCGCTCCACGCGGTGCGCCCACCTCCCAGGTCCTGTCCGCGCGAAATCACCTGGGTGGACCGCGCCGCGCATCCCCGGGAGCTCCACTCGCGGCTTCGCGCCCTGGGACAGGCCACCGCCCACCCCTGGGCCTGA
- a CDS encoding helix-turn-helix transcriptional regulator: protein MEKTLASRLGGAARLARTRLNLTQADVAERIGIASEVYGRLERGHMLPSIQTFRRLCVVLSISADEALGLKPSQEVKWAAEPPSEYGESGELRRLLRRAKQLDRSAIRLLSVLAAQFKPKGT, encoded by the coding sequence ATGGAAAAGACCCTCGCATCCCGCCTCGGAGGAGCTGCGCGCCTGGCCCGCACCCGGCTGAACCTGACGCAGGCCGACGTCGCGGAGCGCATCGGTATCGCGAGCGAAGTCTACGGGCGGCTGGAGCGCGGCCACATGCTGCCGAGCATCCAGACCTTCCGACGGTTGTGCGTGGTGCTCTCCATCTCCGCGGACGAGGCGTTGGGGCTCAAGCCCTCGCAGGAGGTGAAGTGGGCCGCGGAGCCTCCCAGCGAGTATGGCGAGTCGGGTGAGCTGCGCCGGCTGTTGCGCCGGGCCAAGCAGCTGGACCGCAGCGCCATCCGCCTGTTGAGCGTGCTGGCCGCGCAGTTCAAGCCCAAGGGCACTTGA
- a CDS encoding metallophosphoesterase family protein → MKLYAISDLHLRHADNKQALQTLPAFPDDWLIVAGDVGETLSEMDFMLRTLTARFRQVIWVPGNHELWTMPSEQPSLRGDARYQRLVALCRGHGALTPEDPYPRWPGEGPHRVIVPMFLGYDYSFRPDHVPEDKALEWAFEDDLLCTDEVLLHPDPYPSRSAWCAARVESTRARLEALPPGCSTILVNHYPLRHEHVRLPRIPRFSIWCGTKRTEDWHARYRAEVVVTGHLHIPLTQWRDGVRFEEVSLGYPMQWKHRGGIERCLREILPGPATRPL, encoded by the coding sequence ATGAAGCTCTACGCCATCAGTGACTTGCACCTGCGCCACGCCGACAACAAGCAGGCCCTGCAGACCCTGCCCGCCTTCCCGGATGACTGGCTCATCGTCGCCGGTGACGTGGGCGAGACGCTGTCCGAGATGGACTTCATGCTGCGCACGCTGACCGCGCGCTTCCGCCAGGTCATCTGGGTGCCGGGCAACCACGAGCTGTGGACCATGCCCTCCGAGCAGCCGTCCCTGCGCGGTGACGCGCGCTACCAGCGGCTGGTGGCGCTGTGCCGCGGCCACGGCGCGCTCACGCCGGAGGACCCCTACCCTCGCTGGCCCGGCGAGGGCCCCCACCGCGTCATCGTCCCCATGTTCCTGGGCTACGACTACTCGTTCCGCCCGGACCACGTGCCGGAGGACAAGGCGCTGGAGTGGGCGTTCGAGGACGACCTCTTGTGCACCGACGAGGTGCTCCTGCATCCGGACCCGTACCCCAGCCGCTCCGCGTGGTGCGCCGCGCGCGTGGAGTCCACCCGGGCCCGGCTCGAGGCCCTGCCGCCGGGCTGCAGCACCATCCTCGTCAACCACTACCCGCTCCGGCACGAGCACGTCCGGCTGCCGCGCATCCCCCGCTTCTCCATCTGGTGCGGCACCAAGCGCACCGAGGACTGGCACGCGCGCTACCGCGCGGAGGTCGTGGTGACGGGCCACCTCCACATCCCGCTCACGCAGTGGCGCGACGGGGTGCGCTTCGAGGAGGTGTCGCTGGGCTACCCCATGCAGTGGAAGCACCGGGGCGGCATCGAGCGGTGCCTGCGCGAAATCCTCCCCGGGCCCGCCACCCGCCCGCTCTGA
- a CDS encoding DUF790 family protein, with product MLTRELLAYRTQKGILRPAFVKRDDPALLALATELLASVESSRGAICDDVEEALGLLAGAWSRPKIARGLVKLLVDRLTFEEPAADVSETRWARLKTAAQVLRALTPDTTVEAYEARLEQALGTPLQDAREALYADLPGNRKLLGWDGEAPTSQTLVDRYNLALAQGPLLSARRLTLRARSPELLRVRKVLRWLKFCRLVAEVRRDGPDWELEVEGPGAMLALQKKYGLQLASFLSVVPVLERWELKATVEPSRRQATLMLSDKDPLVSPLPAALGHVPEEVASLSSSFEDDAWELDLTPLPRHVGAASLCVPDLTFRHRDSRQEVALELFHAWHASALTRRLAELRTRPDGGLLLGVDRALLAKEPAERETLEAHPQVVLFHGFPSAKKLKDRLSKLSTARPRK from the coding sequence ATGCTGACCCGGGAGCTGCTCGCGTACCGCACGCAGAAGGGCATCCTCCGTCCCGCGTTCGTGAAGCGCGACGACCCGGCGCTCCTCGCGCTCGCGACGGAGTTGCTCGCCTCCGTCGAGTCCTCACGAGGCGCAATCTGTGACGACGTGGAGGAAGCCCTCGGCCTGCTCGCGGGTGCCTGGTCGCGTCCGAAGATCGCACGCGGCCTCGTGAAGCTGCTCGTCGACCGGCTCACGTTCGAGGAGCCCGCGGCCGATGTCTCCGAGACCCGCTGGGCCCGGCTGAAGACCGCCGCCCAGGTGCTGCGCGCCCTCACGCCCGACACCACCGTGGAAGCCTACGAGGCCCGCCTGGAGCAGGCCCTGGGCACACCCCTCCAGGATGCGCGCGAGGCGCTGTACGCGGACCTGCCCGGGAACCGGAAGCTGCTCGGCTGGGACGGCGAGGCGCCCACCTCGCAGACACTGGTCGACCGCTACAACCTCGCCCTCGCCCAGGGGCCCCTCCTGTCCGCCCGGCGGCTGACGCTGCGCGCCCGCTCACCGGAGCTCTTGCGCGTGCGCAAGGTGCTGCGCTGGCTGAAGTTCTGCCGGCTCGTCGCCGAGGTCCGCCGCGATGGCCCGGACTGGGAGCTGGAGGTCGAAGGTCCCGGCGCCATGCTCGCGCTGCAGAAGAAGTACGGACTGCAGCTCGCCTCGTTCCTGTCCGTGGTGCCCGTGCTGGAGCGCTGGGAGCTCAAGGCCACCGTGGAGCCCTCTCGCCGCCAGGCCACGCTGATGTTGAGCGACAAGGACCCGCTCGTCTCTCCCCTACCCGCCGCGTTGGGTCACGTCCCCGAGGAGGTCGCCTCCCTGTCCTCCAGCTTCGAGGATGACGCGTGGGAATTGGACCTCACGCCGCTGCCCCGCCACGTGGGCGCCGCGAGCCTCTGCGTGCCGGACCTCACCTTCCGTCATCGCGACTCGCGCCAGGAGGTCGCCCTGGAGCTGTTCCACGCCTGGCACGCGAGCGCCCTCACCCGCCGGCTCGCGGAGCTGCGCACCCGACCCGACGGGGGGCTGCTCCTGGGTGTCGACCGCGCGCTGCTGGCGAAGGAACCCGCGGAGCGAGAGACCCTGGAGGCCCATCCCCAGGTCGTGCTCTTCCACGGCTTCCCCTCCGCGAAGAAGCTCAAGGACCGGCTGTCGAAGCTGTCCACCGCGCGCCCCCGGAAGTAA